The region CGCGCGTGTAGGGTGCGATCCAGTAGGGGGCCACGGTGTAGAATGGCTAGAGTCTTAAATTTAGCTCTAGCCAAAAGGAGTACACGAATCCGTGGCTGAACAACACGCATATGATGCGGGGTCAATTACGATCCTCGAAGGCCTCGAAGCTGTTCGTAAGCGTCCCGGTATGTACATCGGTTCTACCGGTTCGCGCGGCCTGCACCACCTGATTTGGGAGGTCGTCGACAACTCCGTCGATGAGGCCATGGCCGGTTACGCCTCCAAGGTGACGGTGAAGCTGCTTGCCGATGGCGGCGTGGAAGTCACCGATGACGGCCGCGGCATCCCAGTAGAAATGCACGCCTCGGGCGCACCGACCGTTCAGGTCGTTATGACCCAGCTGCACGCCGGCGGTAAGTTCGACTCCGATTCTTACGCGGTATCCGGTGGTCTGCACGGTGTGGGTATCTCCGTCGTGAACGCGCTGTCTACCCGCGTGGAAGCTGAGATCAAGCGTTCCGGTAAGCACTGGTACCAGAACTTCACCAACGCTATTCCGGAAGAACTCATCGAGGGTGACAATGCCCGTGGCACCGGTACCAAGGTGCGTTTCTGGGCTGACCCGGAAATCTTCGAGACCACCACGTATGACTACCAGACCATCGCGCGTCGTCTGCAGGAGATGGCCTTCCTGAACAAGGGCCTGACCATCGAACTTATCGATGAGCGCGTGACCAAGGAGCAGCTGGAGCTCGAAGAAATTGCTGACGCTGAGTCCGGCGAGACCCAGATGGATGCATCCTTCGATGACAAGGATGAGTCCGAGGATGCAGCTGATTCTGAGCAGGACGAGGCTGGCGACGAGGACGGCAAGTCCGAAAAGAAGCTGCAGAAGAAGATCACCTTCTACTACCCAGAAGGCCTGGTCGACTACGTCAAGCACCTGAACAAGACCAAGACCGCCATTCACCCAACCATTGTCTCCTTCGAGGCCAAGGGTGAAGACCACGAGGTCGAAATCGCACTGCAGTGGAACCAGGGCTACAAGCAGTCCGTTCACACTTTTGCGAACACCATTAATACTTACGAGGGCGGTACCCACGAAGAGGGCTTCCGTGCCGCACTGACCACCCTGATGAATCGCTATGCCAAGGAGCATCGCCTCATCAAGGAAAAGGACGGCAACCTTTCCGGTGATGACTGCCGTGAGGGCCTCGCCGCGGTTATCTCCGTCAAGGTCGGCGATCCGCAGTTCGAGGGTCAGACCAAGACCAAGCTGGGCAACTCTGAAATTAAGGGCTTCGTCCAGCGTGCCGTCAACGAGCACGTCAATGACTGGTTCGACGCCAATCCGGCTGAGGCCAAGGCGATCATCAACAAGGCAGTCTCTTCCGCCCACGCTCGCATGGCAGCGCGCAAGGCTCGCGAGATGGTCCGTCGTAAGTCCGCGACTGACCTGGGCGG is a window of Corynebacterium camporealensis DNA encoding:
- the gyrB gene encoding DNA topoisomerase (ATP-hydrolyzing) subunit B codes for the protein MAEQHAYDAGSITILEGLEAVRKRPGMYIGSTGSRGLHHLIWEVVDNSVDEAMAGYASKVTVKLLADGGVEVTDDGRGIPVEMHASGAPTVQVVMTQLHAGGKFDSDSYAVSGGLHGVGISVVNALSTRVEAEIKRSGKHWYQNFTNAIPEELIEGDNARGTGTKVRFWADPEIFETTTYDYQTIARRLQEMAFLNKGLTIELIDERVTKEQLELEEIADAESGETQMDASFDDKDESEDAADSEQDEAGDEDGKSEKKLQKKITFYYPEGLVDYVKHLNKTKTAIHPTIVSFEAKGEDHEVEIALQWNQGYKQSVHTFANTINTYEGGTHEEGFRAALTTLMNRYAKEHRLIKEKDGNLSGDDCREGLAAVISVKVGDPQFEGQTKTKLGNSEIKGFVQRAVNEHVNDWFDANPAEAKAIINKAVSSAHARMAARKAREMVRRKSATDLGGLPGKLADCRSKDPSKSELYIVEGDSAGGSAKAGRDSMFQAILPLRGKILNVEKARMDKVLKNNEVQAIITALGTGIHEEFDIEKLRYDKIVLMADADVDGQHIATLLLTLLFRFMPQLVEEGHVYLANPPLYKLKWSKGEPGYAFSDAERDKLLAEGLEANRKINKDDGVQRYKGLGEMNASELWETTLDPETRVLRRVDLEDAQRADELFSILMGDDVAARRSFITRRAKDVRFLDI